The following proteins come from a genomic window of Proteinivorax hydrogeniformans:
- a CDS encoding RDD family protein: protein MHCHNCGKEINSKAVICIHCGVSTENNAEANNCVEDAGFFKRLVAYLIDNVLLGAIGLLLGFILGGIFIITMLNTNSTVMVIEASLILLAYCIGLGTTWLYHTLMESSKWQATLGKMLLGVKVVDKNNNRISFARANGRFFAKILSAIILLIGYIMAGFTDRKQALHDKIAQTYVVNK from the coding sequence TTGCATTGCCATAATTGTGGTAAGGAAATCAATTCTAAGGCAGTTATTTGCATTCATTGTGGAGTAAGCACCGAAAATAATGCAGAAGCAAATAACTGCGTAGAAGACGCTGGTTTTTTCAAAAGGTTAGTTGCTTATTTGATTGATAACGTTTTATTAGGAGCCATCGGATTGCTGTTAGGATTTATCTTAGGTGGAATATTTATAATTACTATGCTCAATACAAATTCTACTGTAATGGTAATAGAAGCTTCTTTGATTTTACTTGCGTATTGTATTGGGTTGGGAACAACCTGGTTATACCACACCTTGATGGAATCTTCTAAGTGGCAAGCTACACTAGGGAAAATGCTGTTAGGTGTTAAAGTGGTAGATAAAAATAATAACCGAATCTCCTTTGCAAGAGCTAATGGCCGTTTCTTTGCTAAAATTTTATCTGCAATCATTTTGTTAATTGGCTATATTATGGCTGGATTCACAGACCGTAAACAAGCATTACATGATAAAATTGCACAAACCTATGTTGTTAATAAGTAA